CCAGAACTGACTGAAAATTTTAAATAGTCCTCCAATCCTATAATACTCGTGAGTTTCTCAAATTTAAACCATCCGATATATCTCAAATCTTGTTGCTTTACTTGCTTCACAGGCTCTACTGGTGCTGCTTGTACAGAAGATGCAAGTGGAATTGTTAATACTGCTGCCATGAAAGCTTTGCATAATAGTGCTCTACTCACGCTAACTACCCCTTTACCATTGTATGTGTAAGCTCTGAAAAGAAATATATAGTGTCTCATTATTCCTATACATAGCTTACAATTTGAATTATATAAATTTTTACATTTAAAGTAAATATTTTCCTCATCTAATCACTACCTATCATAAGTATCCGCATCTTGATGCCTTTCCGTGAAGATTTCTCTTATAGCTCTAACAAAAAAGACCGTAAGATGCTACAGCATCCTTACGGTCAGACGATAGACGTAAACATTGAAAGGTTATTTGCAATAATGACCTGTTCTACTCTTGAACTTTACGATTTAAGTACACTCTTGTCCAATAAAATATGGCCGTTCCAATAAGTAAAATTGTAAATTGAATTCCAGTACTTCCAGTCTTAACAAGATCATATAAAGACCATATTAATAAAGCTACCGTATAAAACATAAAGGTATTTCTTGCTGATTTCTCATTATGTGATTTTTCCATTTCATCTGCTTTTCTCATATTTTTTCCTCCTCATAAAAGGAAATAACCCAAGCGTGTAATAAATTCCTTCAACACTTATATACAACAGCTAGGTTATTACGCTTTTTTTCCTCTGCTTTTTTTCAGGAAAGCACCACTGTAGCTTTTCTTGTTATCGAGATTCATATTTTCCATGACTCTTTTTCTAAATGTCAAAAACCTTTTACATTATCATTGTAATCCAGAAACAATAAATGTCAAATTGTTTTTACATTTTTAGTAGTATGGACAATGTGGGAATTTCCCTCTGGTTCTTCCAGCAAGCTGTACTGATCCAATTAGAATGACAATTCCTCTTCACCATGCCTAGTACCATTTAAAGCAAAGGAATCTTGATTAAATTCTGTTCACGTATCTTTTGCTCTTCTTTGTTCATAATATCTGTAGGAACGACTAGCTTCAAATTTTTTGAAGATGGAAAGGGTGGAAATTCTTCCATGAACGAATAGGTGTCAGTAAACTCTCTAATTTCAGTTGAACTGTAATATTCGTTATTCTTTTCATCCTTTATTTTTAAAAAACGGGATTGATTAAAGGGATTTTTAATCTCATAATGAATAACCGTTTTTGTTGAAAGAAAATCTACCTTTTTTAGAATAAAGTCTCCTTGTTGTTCGGACAATACATAAGGTAATGGCTGTGATAGATCTATCTCTGCATCCTTTGGAGGATTTTCTTTTGTTTTTGACTTCTCCAGCTCTGTCTCTTTCTCTACTACACGGGGAATCATGTAAATAAATGGTTCTTCTCCATTTAGTTTAGAAAGTATAAGCTCGTATTCTTTGGTATTGTCATTTAAAAAGTGACCCGTGAAAGAACGTGGTCGTCTATTCATATATTGGTCATAGAAGGTGATATGAAGATTCTTCAGCTTCTCTCTAGGACCATTGACTATAATTCGTAAGGTTGTTCCTGTAGCATACCTCCTGATGTTTTCAACTGTGAATTGTAATCCGTTCCGATCCTTTTCAAAATGTGGAGGAGCTGTTCGTTGGAAGGCTTTTAGAGAATCGGGCATTTTAAATTCAAGATCCCACTGCCATTTCCCACTTCCTCCTACTAAACCTACTCGTTCTATCTGTGCGTGAAGTTTAAAATCATTGGGTGCCCCTGCTTTTAAATAAGTAGAGCTAATCCCTGCATACAAATGGTCCCCGATTCGTGTTACGTCTTCACCTCCACCGTTAAGAAAAGATTCTCCATTTCCATTCAAAGTAAGTTCCTTAAAATCAGCAAGATAATCAGAAAACAAATCCCTATTGAGATCTTTCTCCGGCGGCATTTGAACCAGATACCCAATGGTCAATAGGTGTCCGTCAAAGAACAAATCGGTTATTGTGACGGTCACTCCTTGATCGGTTTTGCTTACATGATAAGGAACAGTCAACCCTTTTTCATGAAAGGCTTTCAGCTCTTCATCACCATATGCCACAAAGGCACTGATACGCGGAGTATTGGTAAGTGTGGGAAACAGATTTTTTATGGTGTCCGCACTAGGCATTCCCGTTATTGCCAGCAGGATAATCAAGAATCCAGCAATGGAGGTCGTCCAGTACCAGATTCTACGCTTTGGTTTTGATGTCATGATCATTTTCTCCCGTACATGATTTTTCATTTCCTGGGTAAATGTTAACTCGGAAAGGATTGGACCTTTATCACTATATTGAAATTCCTTTAATTCTTGATCGATGTCCATGACAATCCCTCCCGCTCAAGCATTTGTTTCAGTTTTTTTCGTCCTCGGTAAAGCTTGTTTCGCACTGCACCTTGAGAGGTTTCCAGAACATGGGATACTTCTTCAATGGATAAGTCCTGATAATAATGAAGAATGATGACTTGACGGTAGGAGAGCGGCAATTTCAGTACAAGCTGTACGAATTCCTTCCGTTCCACTTGCTTCATGACCAGTGGCTCTGTCTCATCCTGCTCTTTTTGTGTATGCAGATTTTCCCCAAACAAAGATGGGAAGATATTTCTAACGTACCAGGATCGGACATGCTTCTTGGCTTCGTTTATGGCGATTCGATAAATCCATGTTTGAATGCTTGATTCCCCTCGAAAAGAAGGCAGGTGACGATATACTTTTACGAATACCTCCTGCGCAATATCCTCAGCAGATGTCCGATTTTTTACAATTAAATAAACAAGATGTACGACTCTCCTTCCATATTCGTTCATAATTCTTTCCATGATGGCTTCGTTGGTTTCATGCAATTCCAATTCCATGGCGTTACTCCTTGTCCGCTCACCTATATTGATCCATGAGCTACGGTTCGTGTCACACCTTTTTAAAAATTTTTTGGCAATAGCGAACAAAAAATGAAAAAATCCTCACTATGGAGGATTTTTTCTTGTGATTTCTCTGATATCTACGAGACAATGAATACCTTTTCACAGGATACAGTCCCTTACTCCCTGTATATCATACCGCTGATCGGTACATATCTCATAAAACAGGCTTCTTTACCCATTGCCCTGTAAGCATTATTCTTTTACTTTACTGCCATTTGCGATTCAAACATATAATTCACAAGCACATTAGCAAATGCTTCTGCCGTATTGTAGCATTCCTCCAAGGTATTGTTAGTGCCGCCAAATTCGAGCAACAGGCTTCCCTCAGAGATTGACTGATTATACACGCCATTCCCTTGGTTCTTACCTTTCAGGATAAGCCCCCGGGATAAGCCAGGATACGCCGCTTCCAAACGGGCATGCAGATTTTCCGCGAACTTCTTGTTCTGCAAATAGTTCGGGTGAGCTGTGCCAATGACAAACAACATTCGTGAATACGACTTGTCATGTAAGGTCAAGGCTACCTTACTGCGAGGCTCGTTACTGTCCCGATGGATATCAAAAATATATTGTAGGTTTGGATTCATTGCTGCCGCTGCGCTTACTGCTTTGTATGATTCCGCATAGGAAAGCGAATAGCTTTTCTTTTGCTCCGCTAGCCTTTTGGCAAAGTCGTCCTGATTCACCATCGCCTGAATACCTTGTGCTTGCAACAGCTCACCTAGCCGTTTTCCGACCAATGTAATATTGATTTCGGGATCATCTACTGAGCTACCGCTTGTGTTTCTGGCGACATTTCGCCACGACTCACGGTTATGCGTGTGATAGATATAGACTTTTTCATTCCCGACCATGCCAGTGTTATACTCTATTCCAGAAGTATTAGGTACATTTACTGGCTGATTGGTGCCTGGCTGGACAAGATCTACTATCCAGCTAGCAATATAGGCAGTCGAGTTGTCTGCCAATCGAATGACATACCAGTCTCCTTCGTTCTGGACAACCGGGTAGATTTGCCCTGGCTGAATATTTCCGACAACCGCGTAATTGGTTCCAGGCCCAGATCGCAGATTAGTATCGGAATTTCGTACACGTATCATTGCTTCAGTAGCTTGTGCTGTACTAGGAGTAGGCGCCCCCGGTATATCAGTTAGCTGTTGTACCTGAAACGGTATATCACTAGGCTGTACCTGAACCGCCATCTCCTGTGAAGCTGGTTTAAAAATAAATCCGTCTGTGCCGTTGAAGCTGATCTTGTACCAATCATTTTCATATCCATAATGGGTAATTGTTGTATTGACAGGTAACTGACCAATGACTGTGCTTAAAACATTTGGCTCAGCATAAACCTCATAGCTTTCCGATAACACAATTGTCCCTGCCACTCGTCCAACCTCTGCAACGGAAGGCTGTAAAGGAACAATCGGTTCAGAAGGTGCTAAGGATGAAGCTGGAGCTGAAACAGCTATCGGATTAGGGACTGGATCAGGAATCGTTTTGGCCGTTGGGGCAGCCGTTTCCGTCAAGAAACGTGCATTTACCCAGCCGCTAACCTGATTAGACAGCTTGATCTGAGTCCAATCCCCTTGTTTTTTCATTTGTAAAAATACACCGTTTTGATCGATGATCTGCAATATTTGGGCAGTCGCATTCGGCTCAGCCCGAACATTCAGCATATCTACATTACTTTTTACATATTTCACCTGCGGAATCTCAATCTTTTTCACATATTTATTTAGTACCCAGCCTGGTTTTCCATTGGCGAGCTTCACCTGTATCCAATCATTCTTCTGCGTAAGGATCGGTAGCCGTGCAGCTCTGTTGATGGTTCCGACTATCTGGTTAGTTGTACCTGGAGCACTGCGAATATTTAGTTTATCAACAGTTACCTCCACATGAGTGGCCGCCTGAGCATGCGATTGAGGCATTAGTAAAAGCAGGAAACAAACAGCTATCAAGATGGTATGTACACGTAAAAACAAGAACCTCGTTCCTCTCTATTTGATTCATTATGACTGGTAAATTCAGCCTATGGAATAGAAGTTCTCGTTCCATCTACATATTCCTTCATCCTACGACATTTTTTGCTGACAAAATGAAAAGAAAAAAGACGAAACGACAAGTTTCGCCCTTTCTTCTACTTTTCTAATGTTGCAAACCCTGCATGGTAAGTAAGTCCCTCTGAGGAAAGCTAGATAATGATGAACTTTGCTCTTATTACTTCGCCTGATTCACCTGTTTTGCCATTTTGAACAACTCTTCTTTCGTAACTAGATTCATCTTAGCTCTAAGAGAGTATTCCACCTTTGTTCCATTTTTTACCCAGTGTAGGCTGTGATTGCTGTCCCCATTTTTCGAGGAAAAGACGGAGTAAACCGCTTCATTATCCTCCACCTTTCCTTTTTCCAAAGTATTGGCAAAAGTTCCGACTTTAGATTTCCCTTCCTTTCTAATATCTACCTGTACATATACACTCCCTTTTTCTCCTTTATACTCCGCCTCTGCATTACGAAGCTTATCTGTTATTGGGATTTCTTGAGCGATATATTCTTTTTTCGTTTTCTCTTGTTCTGCTTTCATCCATGCTTGATCATATTTATCGCTCGGATCATAGACTGCTTCCCCCTTTGTGAAAAGAAAACCATTACCTAGCTCGGAGGGTAGCTTGAACAGATTCCCTACTTTTTTTTCCATGTTCTCCCATGTGGTAAAGGTGAATGGTTTGGACTTCACGTCAATAAAAGGACGTGGGTTCAACTCGTTTTGCTTTTGAAGTTCTGTAATAGGCCAATAGATGGCAACAGCCGATCCAGGTTTCATTTTCGTGAGAATCTCGTTGCCAGTGTCAAGCTGTCTATATAACTCTTCAGATCTATTGTGGAGTTTTTCCTTAACCTCTGGTTGCAAATTTTTCATCATTTGTTCTTGCTGATATTCACTTCGTTTTGTGACTTGGGACACTACTTCACCCTTCTCGTTTTTCAGCTCAATCGTCTGGATGCCCGCCCACACAGATGATGCTCCTACCAGCAATCCTACAGTCAATAATAGGCCTAATTTCTTTTTCACTTTCTTTTCCTCCTGTCTTTGATCTGCATATATCGCCTTCATTAGCTTCTTTTTAACATCAATTTTGGGGACTGGCTGCGATGTAAGCAGTTCCTGTATTTGCTCATATGGATCTCTGTCCTTCATCGAGCATCCCTCCTTTTTTGACAAAGTAATGCTTGCATTTCTTCAAAGCCCGCTCAAATTGCTTGCGTAAGGTTGCAGGATTCTTGTTCATCAATTCCGCAATCTCCTTATAATCCTTTTCCTCCAACACCCTCAGAATCAGAAGGGTTCGCTCTTCCGTAGATAGCCTTCTCCAGATGCTAGATAATGGTTCGCCAAGGTAATGATGATCGATCTCTTCCTCCACATAGTTGCGGCCTTCCTGATCCCTGTTGTAGAAAAAAGGTAGCAAGCGAATTAGCTTCCTGCGCCTCAATTGCTTCGCACAATAGTTATAGGCGATTTTGTACAGCCATGCCGAAAAGGACAAGGAGTATGTATACCGATCCAAATTCTTATATGCCCTGAACAAAACATCCTGTACAGCATCTTCTGCTTCCTGTTTGTGACCAAGCATATGATAGCAGTAAGTAAAAATGGGCTGTTGAAAATGATCAATGATGATTTCGAATTTATCAAGAGAACCGTTTTTGATCTCTACGATCAGATTCTCTAGCTCTACTTTGTCCACTTGTTTGCCTCCTCTCACTATGTATAAACCCTGAGGCAGTCGATTTGTGACACTACAATATAAAAAAATACCATAGACTGAAAATCTCAATAGGCCTACACTCAAAAAATTTAGACCTGTGCGTATCAATCGGTATAGATAGGTGTTTCTTCCGTACTGAGTTGGGAGCATTAGATATAAATACTTGTTGTCCTATAAAATAAGTAATGATATTATGTAGAGTAAAATAATGGTAAAAAATACATCAATTTACCAATCGTTAGTGGGAGGGGAATTGCTATATGCGGAATTCAAAAAGATTTGTTAAGTCAAAGCTCGTTTTAAAAGTTTTCTTTTTGTTCGCTCTTATCTGCACGGTATTACCACATCAGGCTTCCTTTGCAGCCTCTGATTACAAATCGATATCCTTTTATTTACAAGCTCATCCTGATGACTGGCAGTTATTCCGCGGTGATTATGCTTATAACGATTTGCATGCCTCACAAACCAAAGTAGTATTTATTTATACCACAGCAGGTGACGCTGGTTCTGTAAAAGGTTGGTGGGAAGCCCGTGAACGCGGGGCAGTCGCATCTATTAGAAAAGCACTTAAGCCAACTCCATTAACAATAGATATCGCCCAATTTAACGATCATCCTATCGTCCGCTATACATCCGGCAATTCCGTAAGCTACTTTTTACGAGTACCAGATGGAATGGATGGGTCTGGGTCTAAAGAATATAATAACGAATCGTTAAGTAAGCTACGAGACAGCAATAAATCAATAACAGCAGTGGATAAATCAACCACATACACTAGCTGGTCAGACTTTACCTCTACGTTAAAGGAAATCATGGACTATGAAACAAATGCAGTCGGAGCCAAGCATCCTTGGGTAAATGTGGCGGATAACGATAGTAAGTATAATCCTGGGGATCATATGGATCATAAAGCTACTTCAGATGCAATAAGCACTTTTGCAAAAGGGAACTATAATCGAGTCTTATATGTTACGTATGATGTGAAAAATAAGAAGGCAAACATAGGCGGAGCGGCTCTAACGAATAAGAAAAATCTTTTCTATGCGTATGCAAATGAGGTTTACAGTCAAACGGTTGCAAACGGTGATCCTGTTGATCAACAGTTGTTTGAGGATGAATGGTACTGGTGGGGAAATAAGAGTTATTCCAGAAATATTAAGTATGATCAGTAGTCAGATAGAAAAAGCTCTCTTACATGTAAAGAGAGCTTTCTTGTTTTCATCTATTATGATAAGAAGTAAAACTCCATTTCCCCCTCATGTAAGCGGTTGGATTTTTCACTTATAATGTGCCGTCTTTATTCCCCTATTAATTCAGCAAAACAGATTTTGTTACACTCCAGCTTCAAAATTGGTTCTTTCGAAATAAAAAACGAAAAAACCACCTGCTACACCTCTCTTGATGACTTTTCAAAAACTAGAACTTAACATCTTATTGCCGCTAAATAGTATGTATTAGAAGGAAGCTTTTTTATTCATTCCAATTCCACAATCCTTGTCTTCCTCTCACTGAGATTCGTTCTATTTGCTTTACATTCGTTAATTTCCAAGCGAATCGCCCTAGTTCATACCATCCAAAAGCGTATTCATTTCCCTCTATCCGGTGCTTTGAATCTCCAGCTAAAGCATAAAAGCCGGTATGTTCTTTCACTTGCAAGCACTCTGTAAGCAGACATGTCCCAACAATTGCTCCAGTCGGTAGGTCATCCGCGGTTAATCCATATTTGGCTAAAACAGATCGAAATGGCTCCTGCTTACATGCGTCCTTATCCACCTTCTTGCCAGCATGGATTGCTAATTCTCCTCGATAATTCGTGCGCCAGCCCCGGGTCTCGAATTCCTTTTCTCCTAGGGCAATAAGCGTGGCCCATGGCTGATGTATCGTAATTGCCTTCACTCTTCCTACCTCCTCAAAAACGATCAATCTCAAATCTCACGTCACCAATCATGTCTCTCTTTGCCCGTCTCTCACACCCCATTGCACGACGGACAAAATTCTAATCCCTCTTGTATCATTATTACACACTGTTTGTCTATTTCTTGGCAAAAAATTTCATGACCCACTTGCTCATTCCATTTTCATTCTTATCTGAAAGCCCAGGCACGGACAATAACAATATCTTCGCTGACTCATCCTTCTTGTAAAAGGGGTAACCTCCGATTTACATATCCCGAAATGAATTTGGAAATTGCTTCAGTAGGGAACTTTTTATTACTTTCCGGATCGGAGAAAGCCCTTGCTCCTTTTAAAGCTAC
The nucleotide sequence above comes from Brevibacillus laterosporus LMG 15441. Encoded proteins:
- a CDS encoding DUF4179 domain-containing protein — translated: MDIDQELKEFQYSDKGPILSELTFTQEMKNHVREKMIMTSKPKRRIWYWTTSIAGFLIILLAITGMPSADTIKNLFPTLTNTPRISAFVAYGDEELKAFHEKGLTVPYHVSKTDQGVTVTITDLFFDGHLLTIGYLVQMPPEKDLNRDLFSDYLADFKELTLNGNGESFLNGGGEDVTRIGDHLYAGISSTYLKAGAPNDFKLHAQIERVGLVGGSGKWQWDLEFKMPDSLKAFQRTAPPHFEKDRNGLQFTVENIRRYATGTTLRIIVNGPREKLKNLHITFYDQYMNRRPRSFTGHFLNDNTKEYELILSKLNGEEPFIYMIPRVVEKETELEKSKTKENPPKDAEIDLSQPLPYVLSEQQGDFILKKVDFLSTKTVIHYEIKNPFNQSRFLKIKDEKNNEYYSSTEIREFTDTYSFMEEFPPFPSSKNLKLVVPTDIMNKEEQKIREQNLIKIPLL
- a CDS encoding sigma-70 family RNA polymerase sigma factor produces the protein MELELHETNEAIMERIMNEYGRRVVHLVYLIVKNRTSAEDIAQEVFVKVYRHLPSFRGESSIQTWIYRIAINEAKKHVRSWYVRNIFPSLFGENLHTQKEQDETEPLVMKQVERKEFVQLVLKLPLSYRQVIILHYYQDLSIEEVSHVLETSQGAVRNKLYRGRKKLKQMLEREGLSWTSIKN
- the spoIIP gene encoding stage II sporulation protein P is translated as MFLRVHTILIAVCFLLLLMPQSHAQAATHVEVTVDKLNIRSAPGTTNQIVGTINRAARLPILTQKNDWIQVKLANGKPGWVLNKYVKKIEIPQVKYVKSNVDMLNVRAEPNATAQILQIIDQNGVFLQMKKQGDWTQIKLSNQVSGWVNARFLTETAAPTAKTIPDPVPNPIAVSAPASSLAPSEPIVPLQPSVAEVGRVAGTIVLSESYEVYAEPNVLSTVIGQLPVNTTITHYGYENDWYKISFNGTDGFIFKPASQEMAVQVQPSDIPFQVQQLTDIPGAPTPSTAQATEAMIRVRNSDTNLRSGPGTNYAVVGNIQPGQIYPVVQNEGDWYVIRLADNSTAYIASWIVDLVQPGTNQPVNVPNTSGIEYNTGMVGNEKVYIYHTHNRESWRNVARNTSGSSVDDPEINITLVGKRLGELLQAQGIQAMVNQDDFAKRLAEQKKSYSLSYAESYKAVSAAAAMNPNLQYIFDIHRDSNEPRSKVALTLHDKSYSRMLFVIGTAHPNYLQNKKFAENLHARLEAAYPGLSRGLILKGKNQGNGVYNQSISEGSLLLEFGGTNNTLEECYNTAEAFANVLVNYMFESQMAVK
- a CDS encoding RNA polymerase sigma factor, which translates into the protein MDKVELENLIVEIKNGSLDKFEIIIDHFQQPIFTYCYHMLGHKQEAEDAVQDVLFRAYKNLDRYTYSLSFSAWLYKIAYNYCAKQLRRRKLIRLLPFFYNRDQEGRNYVEEEIDHHYLGEPLSSIWRRLSTEERTLLILRVLEEKDYKEIAELMNKNPATLRKQFERALKKCKHYFVKKGGMLDEGQRSI
- a CDS encoding PIG-L family deacetylase yields the protein MRNSKRFVKSKLVLKVFFLFALICTVLPHQASFAASDYKSISFYLQAHPDDWQLFRGDYAYNDLHASQTKVVFIYTTAGDAGSVKGWWEARERGAVASIRKALKPTPLTIDIAQFNDHPIVRYTSGNSVSYFLRVPDGMDGSGSKEYNNESLSKLRDSNKSITAVDKSTTYTSWSDFTSTLKEIMDYETNAVGAKHPWVNVADNDSKYNPGDHMDHKATSDAISTFAKGNYNRVLYVTYDVKNKKANIGGAALTNKKNLFYAYANEVYSQTVANGDPVDQQLFEDEWYWWGNKSYSRNIKYDQ
- a CDS encoding ASCH domain-containing protein encodes the protein MKAITIHQPWATLIALGEKEFETRGWRTNYRGELAIHAGKKVDKDACKQEPFRSVLAKYGLTADDLPTGAIVGTCLLTECLQVKEHTGFYALAGDSKHRIEGNEYAFGWYELGRFAWKLTNVKQIERISVRGRQGLWNWNE